TAAAGGTTCTATTGTCCTTCGTTCTCGTACAGAGATTGAAACCACTAAGACGGGTCGTGAGCGTATTGTTGTAACGGAATTCCCTTATATGGTTAATAAAACCAAGGTACATGAGCATATTGTTCGCTTGGTTCAGGAAAAACGAATTGAGGGAATTACAGCTGTACGTGATGAGTCCAATCGTGAAGGCGTTCGCTTTGTAATCGAGGTTAAACGCGACGCGTCTGCCAACGTTATCCTTAACAACCTCTTCAAGATGACCCAGATGCAAACCAACTTTGGTTTCAACATGTTGGCGATTCAAAATGGTGTGCCAAAAATCTTGTCCCTTCGTCAAATTTTGGATGCTTATATCGAGCACCAAAAAGAAGTGGTCGTTCGTCGTACTCGTTTTGACAAGGAAAAGGCAGAGGCGCGTGCGCACATCTTAGAGGGTCTTTTAATTGCACTTGACCATATCGACGAAGTGATTCGTATCATTCGTGCCAGTGAAACAGATGCGGAAGCGCAAGCTGAGTTGATGAGCAAGTTCAAGCTTTCTGAACGTCAAAGTCAAGCTATCCTTGATATGCGTCTTCGTCGTTTGACAGGATTGGAACGTGATAGGATTCAGTCTGAATATGATGAATTGATTGCCTTGATTGCAGATTTGGCTGATATTCTTGCCAAACCTGAGCGTGTGGCGCAAATTATCAAAGAAGAATTGGACGAAGTCAAACGCAAGTTTGGTGACAAGCGTCGTACGGAGTTGATGATCGGAGAAGTCTTAACTCTTGAAGATGAAGATTTGATTGAAGAAACGGATGTTTTGATTACCCTATCTAACAAGGGCTATATCAAACGTCTGGACCAAGGTGAGTTTACTGCTCAAAAACGTGGTGGTCGTGGAGTTCAAGGTACGGGTGTAAAGGATGATGACTTTGTACGTGAGTTGGTTTCGACCAGCACCCATGATCATTTGCTTTTCTTTACTAATAAAGGACGCGTATACCGACTAAAAGGTTATGAAATCCCTGAATACGGTCGTACCGCTAAGGGCTTGCCAGTTGTCAATCTTTTGAAGTTGGACGAAGGTGAGAGCATTCAGACCATCATCAATGTTGAGTCTGAACGTAGTGATGACGCCTATCTCTTCTTTACAACTCGTTACGGTATTGTGAAGAGAACCAGTGTTAAAGAGTTCGCTAATATTCGTCAAAATGGACTTAAAGCCTTGAATCTCAAGGATGAGGATGAATTAATCAATGTCTTGCTGACAGAAGAAGATACCGATATCATCATTGGTACCAAGTTTGGTTATTCTGTTCGCTTTAATCAGTCAGCTGTTCGTGGCATGAGCCGTATCGCGACAGGTGTCCGAGGAGTTAACCTTCGTGAAGGAGATACTGTAGTTGGTGCTAGTGTCATCACTGATCAGGATGAGGTCCTTATCATCACTGAAAAAGGTTATGGTAAACGTACACTTGCTACTGAATACCCTACTAAAGGCCGTGGCGGTAAAGGGATGAAGACAGCCAATGTTGCTGAGAAGAATGGTCCTCTGGCAGGTCTCCTCACTGTTAAGGGGGATGAAGACCTGATGATTATCACGGATACAGGGGTCATGATTCGAACAAACGTTGCCAATATTTCACAAACAGGACGCTCAACTATGGGAGTTAAGGTGATGC
This Streptococcus oralis DNA region includes the following protein-coding sequences:
- the gyrA gene encoding DNA gyrase subunit A — translated: MQDRNLVNVNLTKEMKTSFIDYAMSVIVARALPDVRDGLKPVHRRILYGMNELGVTPDKPHKKSARITGDVMGKYHPHGDSSIYEAMVRMAQWWSYRYMLVDGHGNFGSMDGDGAAAQRYTEARMSKIALEMLRDINKNTVDFVDNYDANEREPLVLPARFPNLLVNGATGIAVGMATNIPPHNLGETIDAVKLVMDNPEVTTKDLMEVLPGPDFPTGALVMGKSGIHKAYETGKGSIVLRSRTEIETTKTGRERIVVTEFPYMVNKTKVHEHIVRLVQEKRIEGITAVRDESNREGVRFVIEVKRDASANVILNNLFKMTQMQTNFGFNMLAIQNGVPKILSLRQILDAYIEHQKEVVVRRTRFDKEKAEARAHILEGLLIALDHIDEVIRIIRASETDAEAQAELMSKFKLSERQSQAILDMRLRRLTGLERDRIQSEYDELIALIADLADILAKPERVAQIIKEELDEVKRKFGDKRRTELMIGEVLTLEDEDLIEETDVLITLSNKGYIKRLDQGEFTAQKRGGRGVQGTGVKDDDFVRELVSTSTHDHLLFFTNKGRVYRLKGYEIPEYGRTAKGLPVVNLLKLDEGESIQTIINVESERSDDAYLFFTTRYGIVKRTSVKEFANIRQNGLKALNLKDEDELINVLLTEEDTDIIIGTKFGYSVRFNQSAVRGMSRIATGVRGVNLREGDTVVGASVITDQDEVLIITEKGYGKRTLATEYPTKGRGGKGMKTANVAEKNGPLAGLLTVKGDEDLMIITDTGVMIRTNVANISQTGRSTMGVKVMRLDQDAKIVTFTTVAAAEKEEVGTEIETEGAE